The Scomber scombrus chromosome 5, fScoSco1.1, whole genome shotgun sequence genome window below encodes:
- the tlcd5a gene encoding TLC domain-containing protein 5a produces the protein MAVLVVCALLCLSGWVSLYFLLCNINGSRSDEWNCRLVTLLHGILVVCITAYIGYVDGPWPFTDPGTKNTPLQITAMVLSLGYFIFDMGWCVYFRTEGPVMLAHHTMSILGILLTLWLGESGIECCAVLFGSEITNPLLQARWFLKQTGHYGTLLGDVVDVLFVLLFVAMRIFVGGTMLYCELIAPRPRFFIKCGGVAMYALSWVFMVDIVRFTVRKSKSWHKQQRDQQGAVVANGQGKKYN, from the exons atggcagtgCTTGTGGTTTGTGCACTCCTGTGCCTGTCCGGTTGGGTCTCTCTCTACTTCCTCCTGTGTAACATTAATGGGTCCCGGAGTGACGAGTGGAACTGTCGTCTTGTCACCCTGTTGCACGGCATCTTGGTAGTCTGTATCACTGCATACATAGGCTATGTGGATGGACCCTGGCCTTTCACTGATCCAG GTACCAAGAATACTCCTCTACAGATAACTGCCATGGTGTTGAGTCTGGGCTACTTCATTTTTGATATGGGCTGGTGTGTGTACTTCCGCACAGAAGGACCCGTTATGCTGGCCCACCACACCATGAGCATCCTGGGAATCCTGCTGACCCTGTGGTTGGGGGAGTCTGGCATTGAGTGCTGTGCTGTACTCTTTGGCAGCGAAATCACCAACCCCCTCCTGCAGGCACGCTGGTTCCTCAAACAGACAGGACATTACGGGACGCTGCTGGGGGACGTTGTGGACGTcctgtttgtgctgctgtttgtggcgATGCGAATCTTCGTGGGAGGCACAATGCTGTACTGTGAGCTGATCGCTCCAAGACCCAGATTCTTTATCAAGTGTGGGGGAGTGGCTATGTACGCTCTGTCATGGGTGTTCATGGTGGACATTGTTCGATTTACTGTTCGGAAGAGCAAAAGTTGgcacaaacagcagagagaccAACAAGGGGCGGTAGTAGCTAATGGCCAAGGAAAGAAGTATAACTGA